In the Treponema sp. J25 genome, one interval contains:
- a CDS encoding WD40 repeat domain-containing protein yields the protein MKKTAMILHVFVFALTLHAQKIVGTTTEDILQIGVIDGKTPVYVSKTIKEGLISTIVEYYVTIGKEKAGPYDVVGRLTFSPDGKTLAYGAQIDNKWCVFAGKEKAGPYDGVGWLTFSPDGKTLAYKAEIDEEYYTKILTNGKEYIGSTVNGVVIYVDNGTIYIK from the coding sequence ATGAAAAAGACTGCGATGATTTTACACGTATTTGTGTTTGCACTTACACTGCATGCACAAAAAATTGTTGGTACAACAACGGAAGATATATTGCAAATTGGAGTCATTGATGGAAAAACTCCAGTGTATGTTTCAAAAACAATAAAAGAGGGACTTATATCAACAATTGTTGAATATTATGTCACAATAGGCAAGGAAAAAGCTGGTCCCTATGATGTTGTTGGTAGGTTAACTTTTTCTCCCGATGGAAAAACACTGGCTTATGGTGCACAAATTGATAACAAATGGTGTGTTTTTGCTGGCAAGGAAAAAGCCGGCCCCTATGATGGTGTTGGTTGGTTAACTTTTTCTCCCGATGGAAAGACACTGGCTTACAAGGCGGAAATTGATGAGGAGTACTATACTAAAATACTAACCAATGGAAAGGAATATATTGGATCAACTGTTAATGGTGTTGTTATCTATGTAGATAATGGTACTATATACATCAAGTAG
- a CDS encoding integrase core domain-containing protein, producing MRFNQTVLDEFFRIVFRQKLYESVESLQEDLDQWLHEYTYERPHLGYRNQGRRPWETIDLFLKGTLKL from the coding sequence GTGCGCTTCAACCAGACTGTTCTTGATGAGTTTTTTAGAATCGTATTTCGACAGAAGCTCTATGAAAGCGTAGAATCCCTTCAAGAGGATCTCGACCAGTGGCTGCATGAGTATACCTATGAAAGGCCCCATCTCGGGTATAGGAACCAGGGACGTCGTCCCTGGGAAACGATAGACCTGTTCCTGAAAGGAACATTAAAATTGTAA
- the hgcB gene encoding mercury methylation ferredoxin HgcB, translating to MEFRYILAGQSLTLDTEKCIGCLMCCEVCPHNVFSFAEGKARIADRGRCMECGACARNCPVSALTVTSGVGCTAAVIGGLLKGGEPNCDCDCGTAKSKKVRCC from the coding sequence ATGGAATTCCGATACATATTAGCCGGGCAAAGTCTTACGCTTGATACTGAAAAATGTATAGGCTGTCTTATGTGCTGTGAGGTCTGTCCCCATAATGTGTTTTCCTTTGCGGAAGGTAAGGCCCGTATCGCTGACCGTGGCCGCTGTATGGAATGCGGCGCCTGTGCCCGTAACTGCCCCGTCAGCGCACTCACCGTAACCAGTGGGGTCGGCTGCACCGCCGCAGTGATTGGCGGTTTATTAAAAGGCGGGGAACCAAACTGCGATTGCGATTGTGGAACTGCAAAGTCAAAAAAGGTTCGATGCTGCTGA
- the hgcA gene encoding mercury methylation corrinoid protein HgcA, with protein sequence MSFDLSNAVLRPLSNTKQQSIPVVSTKLSMRDIIDGWKVRWGFGRNRYLVKPGLYACGNPTASSMVLVSANYKLSFDALRKELSGIDAWILVLDTKGVNVWCAAGKGTFGTQEVIRQVKNVGLASLVSHRTLILPQLGAPGVAAHEVAKATGFRVVYGPVRAKDIPAFLKAGMKKTDAMRRVEFRLADRLAVVPVELVHAWPFAVGALLVSGLFWYLSGNLTPAAYFRYAALFLSPLLVGSIFFPCLLPLLPFKAFALKGCVLGSSWSLFAIGIFRLNGMEAASYFLLSTSLISFISMNFTGSSTFTNLTGVKWEVKVGLPIMITAALAGIVIIAVRLSMFLMKG encoded by the coding sequence ATGAGCTTTGACTTGAGCAATGCGGTATTGCGGCCCCTATCGAATACAAAACAACAGAGTATACCGGTAGTTTCTACCAAGCTGAGTATGAGGGATATTATAGATGGATGGAAGGTGCGCTGGGGTTTTGGCCGTAATCGGTATTTGGTAAAACCGGGATTGTATGCATGCGGCAATCCCACAGCCAGCTCAATGGTTCTCGTATCCGCAAACTATAAACTCAGTTTTGATGCCCTCCGTAAGGAACTCAGCGGTATAGATGCATGGATTCTCGTGCTCGATACTAAGGGTGTCAATGTATGGTGTGCCGCTGGGAAAGGTACCTTTGGTACACAAGAGGTCATCCGCCAGGTTAAAAATGTTGGTTTGGCTTCCCTTGTTTCGCATCGGACCCTGATTTTGCCCCAGCTTGGAGCGCCCGGGGTGGCCGCCCATGAAGTTGCCAAAGCCACGGGATTCCGGGTTGTATATGGGCCGGTTCGGGCAAAGGATATTCCTGCGTTTCTTAAGGCTGGGATGAAAAAGACCGATGCGATGCGCCGGGTGGAATTCCGTCTCGCCGATAGGCTTGCGGTTGTACCGGTAGAACTCGTGCATGCCTGGCCCTTTGCGGTGGGAGCTCTGCTGGTGTCTGGGCTTTTCTGGTACCTTTCAGGCAATCTTACCCCTGCCGCGTATTTCCGCTATGCGGCGCTGTTCCTGTCTCCCCTCCTTGTAGGCTCCATTTTCTTTCCCTGCCTTCTGCCCCTCCTGCCCTTTAAGGCCTTTGCCCTCAAGGGCTGTGTTCTTGGTTCCTCCTGGAGCTTGTTTGCCATTGGAATATTTCGCCTTAACGGTATGGAAGCTGCTTCTTACTTTTTACTTTCCACAAGCCTAATATCTTTTATATCGATGAACTTTACCGGGTCCTCCACATTTACCAATTTAACAGGGGTAAAATGGGAAGTGAAAGTCGGTCTGCCAATTATGATAACGGCTGCTCTTGCAGGGATAGTTATTATAGCCGTCCGCTTGAGTATGTTTTTAATGAAGGGGTAG
- a CDS encoding MarR family transcriptional regulator has product MKQEEVLDTETIRAFRRSLRALEREIGLVLEKETDCCGVTVAQCHFLLETEERNNTSLTELSQALSLDVSTLSRTADSLYEAGYIRREPDPENRRKVSIGLTKTGKAKVDSIHNLCDDSYRSLFAYIDKEKWALVLEAVSLLAEAMRRKRLEEGAPCCSHENPPKQQGGR; this is encoded by the coding sequence ATGAAGCAAGAAGAGGTGCTTGATACAGAAACGATCCGTGCGTTTAGGCGTTCATTGCGTGCATTGGAACGGGAAATAGGTCTCGTTCTAGAAAAGGAGACTGACTGCTGTGGGGTTACTGTAGCTCAATGTCATTTTCTTCTTGAGACAGAAGAAAGGAATAACACAAGCCTCACTGAACTTTCGCAGGCCCTGTCGCTCGATGTCAGTACTTTAAGCCGGACTGCAGATAGCCTGTATGAGGCTGGGTATATCAGACGGGAACCAGACCCGGAGAACCGGCGGAAAGTGTCTATCGGCTTAACGAAAACAGGGAAAGCAAAAGTCGATTCAATTCATAATTTATGTGACGATTCGTATCGCTCTCTGTTTGCATATATCGATAAAGAAAAATGGGCCTTGGTTCTCGAAGCCGTAAGTCTCCTGGCTGAGGCGATGCGCCGTAAAAGGCTGGAAGAAGGCGCTCCCTGTTGTTCGCATGAAAATCCCCCAAAACAACAAGGAGGCCGGTGA
- a CDS encoding C40 family peptidase: MNHKALFLLWLGLGIGGAFSLYSQQQGLSEQEQSVRQRIVQIAQKYIGAPYVYGAASPQGFDCSGFASFVYQEAANLAIPRSSQAIWMKGFPLSLEKALPGDILVFNTFGNIPSHVAILLPNDQMIHAVSQGPKTGVIISPLGDSYFSPRFLGVRRFIGARSTSVEEKPKDQGASGDKSQTKEREEKGDSLEFVGFTITNDVIVYTDKIPAQVGSTIQFVITNGTGSDGIFQVLFYKMDLDPAKNKTIREERVTLQKGATITLSPITFTEAGDYKLILKTQHNLKRVERIWKVQPLR, translated from the coding sequence ATGAACCATAAGGCTCTTTTTCTTTTATGGCTAGGGCTGGGTATTGGCGGGGCATTCTCGCTGTACAGCCAGCAACAGGGGCTTTCCGAACAAGAACAGAGCGTACGCCAGCGGATTGTCCAAATCGCCCAGAAGTATATCGGGGCTCCCTATGTGTACGGGGCAGCTTCACCCCAGGGCTTTGACTGTTCCGGTTTTGCCTCCTTTGTGTACCAGGAAGCGGCCAACCTTGCCATTCCCCGGTCGTCTCAGGCTATCTGGATGAAAGGGTTTCCCCTCAGTCTCGAAAAGGCCCTCCCCGGAGACATCCTCGTTTTTAATACCTTTGGGAATATTCCCAGCCATGTGGCGATTCTTCTCCCCAATGACCAGATGATCCACGCCGTTTCCCAGGGCCCCAAAACAGGGGTTATCATCAGTCCCCTTGGGGATTCCTACTTTTCTCCCCGTTTTCTAGGGGTACGACGATTCATTGGGGCCCGTTCAACCTCGGTGGAAGAAAAGCCAAAGGACCAGGGCGCTTCGGGGGACAAGTCTCAGACTAAAGAAAGAGAAGAGAAAGGGGATTCCCTCGAGTTTGTCGGCTTTACCATCACCAACGATGTTATCGTCTATACCGACAAAATCCCCGCCCAGGTAGGTTCGACGATTCAATTTGTGATCACCAATGGTACCGGTTCGGACGGAATATTTCAGGTGCTTTTCTATAAGATGGACCTGGACCCTGCCAAAAATAAAACGATTCGGGAAGAACGGGTAACCCTCCAGAAGGGGGCTACCATCACCTTATCCCCTATCACCTTTACCGAAGCAGGGGATTACAAGCTGATCCTTAAAACACAGCACAATCTCAAACGGGTAGAACGCATCTGGAAGGTCCAGCCGCTGCGTTGA
- a CDS encoding 2-oxoacid:acceptor oxidoreductase family protein translates to MTEKSFFAGFGGQGIISLGQLWVYFAMEEGKNVTFFPFYGAEKRGGIARAGVIVSDEEIASPLVTRADSVIVMNTDSLSLCEKILRPGGIMLVNSTIVKQDPGRNDIQLYKVDAQAIAEKIGDLRIANMVALGALAKLTGVLRLTEAEKILKKFFPEGKHKFIPMNLEAIHAGFRAV, encoded by the coding sequence ATGACTGAAAAATCTTTTTTTGCTGGTTTTGGGGGCCAGGGAATCATTTCTCTCGGTCAACTGTGGGTCTATTTTGCTATGGAGGAAGGAAAGAACGTAACCTTTTTCCCCTTCTATGGAGCGGAAAAGCGGGGGGGCATCGCCCGGGCGGGGGTGATTGTCTCGGATGAGGAAATCGCAAGTCCCCTTGTTACCAGGGCCGATTCGGTGATTGTGATGAACACCGATTCCCTCTCCCTGTGCGAGAAAATTCTGCGTCCTGGCGGAATCATGCTCGTAAATAGCACGATTGTAAAACAAGATCCGGGCCGAAATGATATTCAATTGTATAAGGTCGACGCCCAGGCCATTGCAGAGAAGATTGGAGATCTTCGTATCGCTAACATGGTAGCCCTGGGCGCCCTGGCAAAATTAACGGGGGTATTACGCCTAACCGAGGCAGAAAAGATACTTAAGAAATTTTTCCCCGAGGGTAAGCATAAATTCATCCCTATGAATCTAGAAGCTATTCATGCGGGCTTCCGGGCGGTGTAG
- a CDS encoding thiamine pyrophosphate-dependent enzyme, translated as MKKLYGHPESLKRVSTKYCAGCGHGVIHRIITEVIDEMGLRERAIITNPVGCSIWADLYFDFDSVQPPHGRTPAAATGIKRVLPDHLVICYQGDGDLAAIGTAEIIHAANRAEKFTTIFVNNAIYGMTGGQMAPTTLVGQRATTAPYGRDPEGAGMGYPIRVLELLATLGGTRYLARGAVNNAVNVRKTKQYIKKAFQAQMEGKGFTMVEILSQCPTNWQMDPRESVEWLEKNMIPYYGLGEIKDELAANEDAAAARIYQDDAVACREVAEGMPAGVRHAEDESNEPFAKKGVA; from the coding sequence ATGAAGAAATTATACGGACATCCGGAAAGTCTGAAACGGGTAAGCACTAAGTACTGTGCCGGCTGTGGGCATGGAGTTATACATCGTATTATCACTGAAGTCATAGATGAAATGGGGCTCCGGGAACGGGCAATTATTACGAATCCCGTGGGTTGTTCTATCTGGGCGGATCTCTACTTTGATTTTGATTCGGTCCAACCACCCCATGGGCGGACCCCCGCGGCTGCCACGGGGATTAAACGGGTACTACCGGATCACCTTGTCATCTGTTACCAGGGTGATGGAGACCTGGCTGCTATTGGAACAGCCGAAATTATTCACGCCGCCAACCGGGCGGAAAAGTTTACTACCATTTTTGTGAACAATGCCATTTATGGGATGACCGGCGGGCAGATGGCGCCGACGACCCTGGTGGGCCAGAGGGCCACCACGGCCCCCTATGGCCGCGATCCTGAAGGGGCGGGAATGGGCTATCCTATTCGGGTGTTGGAACTGCTTGCTACCCTCGGGGGAACCCGTTATCTTGCCCGGGGGGCGGTTAATAACGCCGTGAATGTCCGAAAAACAAAGCAGTATATAAAAAAGGCTTTCCAGGCTCAAATGGAAGGGAAGGGTTTTACGATGGTAGAAATCCTTTCCCAGTGTCCCACCAACTGGCAGATGGATCCCCGGGAATCGGTCGAATGGCTTGAGAAAAACATGATTCCCTACTATGGCCTCGGGGAAATAAAGGATGAGCTTGCCGCGAATGAGGATGCGGCTGCCGCTCGTATCTATCAAGATGATGCAGTCGCATGCCGTGAGGTTGCCGAAGGGATGCCCGCCGGTGTTCGCCATGCAGAAGATGAGTCAAACGAACCTTTCGCGAAAAAGGGAGTAGCCTGA
- the vorB gene encoding 3-methyl-2-oxobutanoate dehydrogenase subunit VorB, whose product MTEEKRLMKGNEAIGEAAIRAGCTAYFGYPITPQNELTAYMAQNMLDKGRIFIQAESEVAAINMVYGASAAGARAMTSSSSPGVSLKQEGLSYAAGADIPLVLVNVVRGGPGLGSIAPSQADYFQATRGGGHGDYYTIVLAPKSVQEAADLTYLAFDLADTWRMPVVVLADGMIGQMMEGVVLPPSRDLADLPRRDWTVGHMHGREARHLTSLDLVPESLEAKVRQRFQRYEEIKAREVRYEAVDVDQADLILVAYGTAARVCLGAKKLADAAGLRVGLFRPITLWPFPEKALAQLAKRGKPFLTVEMSMGQMVEDVKLSVLGQAPVHLLAHCGGVIPTEEEVFEEAKRLLGRG is encoded by the coding sequence ATGACTGAAGAAAAGCGTTTAATGAAAGGGAACGAGGCTATAGGCGAAGCGGCGATTCGGGCGGGTTGTACGGCCTATTTCGGCTATCCTATTACCCCTCAGAATGAATTAACCGCCTACATGGCCCAAAACATGCTCGATAAAGGGCGGATTTTTATTCAGGCGGAAAGTGAAGTGGCGGCCATCAACATGGTCTATGGGGCCAGTGCCGCCGGCGCCCGGGCAATGACCAGTTCTTCGAGCCCGGGGGTAAGCCTGAAGCAAGAGGGCCTTTCCTATGCGGCGGGGGCGGACATCCCCCTTGTCTTGGTGAATGTGGTGCGAGGCGGCCCCGGTCTTGGTTCTATCGCGCCGAGTCAGGCCGATTATTTCCAGGCGACCCGAGGTGGGGGCCACGGCGACTACTATACCATCGTGCTGGCCCCCAAAAGCGTCCAGGAAGCGGCGGACCTGACCTATCTTGCCTTTGACCTTGCGGATACCTGGCGAATGCCGGTTGTCGTGTTAGCCGATGGTATGATTGGGCAGATGATGGAGGGGGTGGTCTTACCCCCATCGCGGGATCTCGCAGATCTGCCGCGTCGAGACTGGACGGTGGGCCACATGCACGGCCGGGAGGCCCGGCACCTTACCTCCCTCGATCTGGTGCCCGAAAGCCTTGAGGCAAAGGTACGCCAGCGGTTCCAGCGATACGAAGAGATAAAGGCCCGGGAGGTTCGCTACGAAGCGGTGGATGTGGACCAGGCGGATCTCATCCTGGTGGCCTATGGCACAGCGGCCCGGGTGTGCCTGGGGGCTAAGAAACTTGCCGACGCAGCGGGCCTGCGGGTAGGGCTTTTTAGACCCATAACCCTCTGGCCCTTTCCTGAAAAGGCCCTGGCCCAGCTTGCCAAAAGGGGGAAGCCCTTCCTGACGGTGGAGATGAGCATGGGCCAGATGGTAGAGGATGTAAAGCTGAGTGTCCTCGGGCAGGCGCCGGTGCACCTTTTGGCTCACTGTGGTGGCGTAATTCCCACAGAAGAAGAAGTGTTTGAGGAAGCAAAACGGCTTCTGGGACGAGGGTAA
- a CDS encoding ferredoxin family protein, which yields MAKRGKVIIDQEACKGCYLCVRACPVKVLEPDTKVNSSGTYPAVARYVEKCIACGNCYQVCPDVCIEVYELEAGETP from the coding sequence GGTAATCATCGATCAAGAGGCCTGTAAGGGGTGTTACCTCTGTGTACGGGCCTGTCCGGTAAAGGTGCTCGAACCTGACACGAAGGTCAATTCCAGTGGAACCTATCCAGCGGTGGCCCGGTATGTGGAAAAATGTATTGCCTGTGGTAACTGTTATCAGGTGTGCCCTGATGTGTGTATAGAAGTGTACGAACTCGAAGCGGGAGAGACCCCATGA